In the Anastrepha obliqua isolate idAnaObli1 chromosome 1, idAnaObli1_1.0, whole genome shotgun sequence genome, one interval contains:
- the LOC129249831 gene encoding phosphate carrier protein, mitochondrial-like yields MLLALFDSVVNSLFCSPITTVRCEAKSETPLPAVSSRVPFPAYRQLVAAAAVAPGEESCEFGSLKYFQLCMMGGLISCGSTHTLLTPLDLVKCRLQVDKAKYKNLIYGLKLTVKEDGVRGLVKGWTPTLFGYSAQGAFKFGFYEVFKVYYSKALGEENAYLYRTYIYLAGAASAEFFADIALAPMEAIKVKMQTMPGFANTMRQAIPKMMGDEGITAFYKGLVPLWMRQIPYTMMKFASFELTLELLYKYVVPKPRAECTKGEQLVVTFAAGYIAGVFCAIISHPADVVVSKLNQAKGASALDVAKSLGFLGMWGGLGPRIIMIGTLTALQWFIYDGVKVAFRIPRPPPPEMPASLKAKMGQSEKK; encoded by the coding sequence ATGTTGCTTGCGCTATTTGACTCTGTAGTGAATTCATTATTTTGTTCGCCTATAACTACCGTAAGATGTGAGGCCAAGAGCGAGACACCACTTCCTGCAGTGTCTTCACGTGTACCATTCCCTGCGTATCGGCAATTggtcgctgctgctgctgttgcgccCGGAGAGGAATCCTGTGAGTTCGGCAGCCTTAAATATTTCCAGTTGTGTATGATGGGCGGCCTGATCTCGTGTGGCAGCACCCACACGCTACTCACGCCATTGGATTTGGTCAAATGCCGATTGCAAGTCGACAAAGCTaagtataaaaatttgatatacgGCCTCAAGTTAACCGTGAAGGAGGATGGTGTACGTGGTTTGGTAAAAGGTTGGACGCCTACATTATTCGGTTATTCGGCGCAAGGTGCATTCAAGTTTGGTTTCTACGAAGTATTCAAAGTATACTATTCAAAAGCATTGGGTGAAGAGAACGCTTATCTATATCGTACTTATATCTATTTGGCCGGCGCGGCTTCGGCTGAGTTCTTTGCCGATATTGCACTCGCGCCTATGGAGGCGATCAAGGTGAAAATGCAAACAATGCCGGGTTTTGCCAACACAATGCGTCAGGCGATACCTAAGATGATGGGCGATGAGGGTATTACAGCTTTCTATAAGGGACTTGTACCATTGTGGATGCGTCAGATACCATACACAATGATGAAATTTGCTAGTTTCGAATTAACATTGGAGTTACTGTACAAATATGTGGTGCCGAAACCGCGTGCCGAGTGCACCAAAGGCGAACAGTTAGTGGTGACATTTGCGGCTGGTTATATAGCTGGCGTTTTTTGTGCTATTATTTCGCATCCAGCCGATGTGGTGGTCTCGAAGCTTAACCAAGCAAAGGGTGCGTCCGCTTTGGATGTGGCGAAATCCCTTGGATTTCTCGGAATGTGGGGAGGCTTGGGACCGCGCATCATTATGATTGGCACACTGACTGCATTGCAGTGGTTCATCTACGATGGTGTGAAGGTGGCCTTCCGTATACCACGACCACCGCCACCAGAAATGCCGGCCTCACTGAAAGCCAAGATGGGACaaagtgaaaagaaatga